The following coding sequences are from one Shewanella eurypsychrophilus window:
- a CDS encoding META domain-containing protein — protein MSLKYFIIATSLLGLTACQSTTETPMSSKGLALTGTWHIEAIKGQPVIDYSPAQLIFAEEGKLSGNNSCNSFFGKYTLTEDALTLSPAGSTMKACVDALMDQEQRVMSAMPKVVSGQISKGKLLLKDTEGDTQLVLSKI, from the coding sequence ATGTCTTTAAAATATTTTATCATCGCTACTAGCCTACTCGGATTAACCGCTTGCCAAAGTACGACTGAGACTCCAATGTCATCTAAAGGATTGGCGTTAACAGGTACCTGGCATATTGAAGCTATCAAAGGTCAACCAGTAATCGATTATAGTCCTGCTCAACTCATTTTTGCTGAAGAAGGCAAGCTTAGTGGTAATAACAGCTGTAATAGCTTCTTTGGCAAATATACACTAACGGAAGATGCTCTCACACTCAGCCCAGCAGGTAGCACAATGAAAGCCTGCGTGGATGCATTAATGGATCAAGAGCAGCGCGTCATGAGCGCTATGCCTAAAGTAGTCTCAGGCCAGATATCTAAAGGAAAGCTGCTGCTGAAAGATACAGAGGGCGATACTCAGCTAGTACTGAGTAAAATCTAA
- a CDS encoding phosphoglycerate kinase: MAIINMSALELQGKRVLIREDLNVPVSEGVVTSDARLRAALPTIKLALEKGAAVMVMSHLGRPTEGEYNADFSLQPVVDYLTKALDCPVRLAKDYLDGVEANVGEVVVFENVRFNIGEKKNDEALAKKLAALCDVYVMDAFGTAHRAQASTHGVGLHAAIACAGPLLAGELEALGKAMDNPARPLVAIVGGSKVSTKLTVLESLSTIVDQLVVGGGIANTFIAAAGHEVGKSLYEADLIDEAKRLVANAQSRGGDIPVPTDVVVASEFSPTAVATLKDVSEVTKDDMIFDIGPDSSDALAEIIKNAGTIVWNGPVGVFEFDQFGEGTKRIAQAIADSDAFSIAGGGDTLAAVDKYGIADKISYISTGGGAFLEFLEGKELPAVAMLESRGK; this comes from the coding sequence ATGGCGATTATTAATATGTCAGCGTTAGAGCTACAAGGTAAGCGTGTGCTTATCCGTGAAGATCTAAACGTACCAGTGAGTGAAGGCGTTGTGACTAGTGATGCACGTCTACGTGCTGCATTACCCACTATCAAGCTGGCGCTTGAGAAAGGGGCTGCCGTGATGGTGATGTCTCATCTTGGTCGCCCTACTGAGGGTGAATATAACGCAGACTTCTCTCTACAGCCTGTTGTCGATTATCTGACTAAAGCACTAGATTGCCCTGTACGTTTGGCTAAAGACTACCTAGATGGTGTTGAAGCTAATGTCGGTGAAGTTGTGGTATTTGAAAACGTGCGTTTCAATATCGGCGAAAAGAAAAATGATGAGGCATTAGCTAAGAAGCTAGCGGCCCTTTGTGATGTCTATGTTATGGATGCCTTCGGTACTGCGCATCGCGCTCAGGCTTCGACTCATGGTGTCGGTCTACATGCGGCGATTGCTTGTGCTGGCCCTCTGCTAGCAGGTGAGCTAGAAGCGCTGGGTAAGGCGATGGATAATCCTGCACGCCCACTTGTGGCGATTGTTGGTGGCTCAAAAGTGTCGACTAAGCTGACAGTATTAGAAAGCTTATCAACGATTGTTGATCAGTTGGTTGTTGGTGGGGGTATTGCCAATACTTTCATTGCGGCAGCGGGTCATGAAGTGGGTAAATCTTTGTATGAAGCCGACCTTATTGATGAAGCAAAACGCCTTGTAGCAAATGCTCAAAGTCGTGGCGGCGATATCCCTGTGCCTACCGATGTGGTTGTGGCTAGTGAGTTTAGTCCAACAGCAGTTGCGACACTGAAAGATGTAAGTGAAGTGACTAAGGACGATATGATTTTTGATATCGGTCCGGATAGCAGCGACGCCCTGGCTGAGATCATTAAAAATGCCGGCACAATAGTCTGGAATGGTCCTGTAGGTGTATTCGAGTTCGATCAGTTTGGTGAGGGTACGAAACGTATCGCCCAGGCTATCGCAGACTCAGATGCTTTCTCTATTGCTGGTGGTGGTGATACGTTAGCGGCCGTCGATAAATATGGTATTGCAGATAAAATTTCTTATATTTCGACTGGTGGTGGTGCTTTCCTCGAATTTCTCGAAGGAAAAGAACTTCCGGCCGTAGCTATGTTAGAATCTCGCGGAAAATAA
- a CDS encoding GNAT family N-acetyltransferase has product MNIRPATIGDLKQLVKLEQIHLNDELGDGSQDYGLDGQTFDESELKELIERHWICVAEKEVADNLSAEPGDILGYVIAGRWAFFESWPIYRNILKNIKTLSIEGQALSIRNSCQYGPIWIKKECRGQGIFEALVAGITMQVKADFSYMLTFIAEDNLGSFTAHTKKASMQVLDYFTFDDRDYYLLALST; this is encoded by the coding sequence ATGAATATCAGACCTGCCACAATTGGCGATCTTAAGCAGCTTGTAAAACTCGAACAGATACACCTAAATGATGAACTTGGTGATGGTTCACAAGACTATGGACTGGATGGGCAAACTTTTGATGAAAGTGAGTTAAAAGAGCTTATTGAGAGGCACTGGATTTGCGTGGCAGAAAAGGAAGTTGCTGACAATTTAAGTGCTGAACCCGGTGACATCCTTGGTTATGTTATTGCTGGTCGCTGGGCTTTTTTTGAATCTTGGCCCATATACAGAAACATTCTTAAGAATATAAAAACCTTGAGTATTGAGGGGCAAGCCTTGTCTATTCGTAACTCCTGCCAGTATGGCCCAATTTGGATCAAAAAAGAGTGTCGAGGGCAAGGGATATTTGAGGCTTTGGTTGCTGGAATTACTATGCAGGTTAAAGCGGACTTTTCCTATATGCTGACGTTTATTGCTGAAGATAACTTAGGCTCTTTTACTGCGCATACTAAAAAGGCTTCTATGCAGGTGCTGGACTATTTTACCTTCGATGATAGAGATTATTATCTATTGGCCTTATCGACTTGA
- a CDS encoding DUF4234 domain-containing protein: MATVHHKYRVHRISVKFSVQGSVKFRGKSVGLRDLRRAAANQDNLIVQEDTMRLKDKVESSNLEKNKVIHFVLTLVTFGAWGLVWWWLILKSEGKTEQFFRGFDDAYWSYLIERDQPPASLHKMKLDSEHKQGHFDA, encoded by the coding sequence ATGGCAACAGTCCACCATAAATACCGTGTGCATCGGATTTCGGTTAAGTTTTCAGTTCAAGGCTCAGTAAAATTTAGAGGGAAAAGTGTTGGTTTACGAGATTTACGACGAGCTGCAGCGAATCAAGATAACCTGATCGTGCAAGAAGATACAATGAGGCTAAAAGATAAGGTCGAATCGTCGAATTTAGAAAAAAACAAGGTGATTCATTTTGTGCTTACTTTAGTGACATTTGGTGCGTGGGGACTTGTGTGGTGGTGGTTAATCTTAAAGTCAGAAGGTAAAACTGAGCAATTTTTTCGTGGCTTTGATGATGCTTACTGGAGCTATCTTATTGAAAGAGATCAGCCGCCTGCATCATTACATAAAATGAAACTCGACTCAGAGCATAAGCAAGGGCATTTTGATGCTTGA
- the metK gene encoding methionine adenosyltransferase, whose product MAKHLFTSESVSEGHPDKIADQISDAVLDAILEQDPKARVACETYVKTGMVMVGGEVTTSAWVDIEEITRKTVREIGYTHSDMGFDADSCAILNVIGKQSPDINQGVDRADPKEQGAGDQGLMFGYANNETDVLMPAPITYAHALVKRQSEVRKDKTLTWLRPDAKSQVTFAYNSDGSIAGIDAVVLSTQHCDSVNQSDLIEGVMETIIKPVLPAKWLSKDTKYFINPTGRFVIGGPVGDCGLTGRKIIVDTYGGMARHGGGAFSGKDPSKVDRSAAYAARYVAKNIVAAGLADRCEIQVSYAIGVAEPTSISIETFGTAKVAEDLLIALVREHFDLRPYGLTEMLDLARPIYKSTAAYGHFGREEFPWERTDKAEELKAAAKL is encoded by the coding sequence ATGGCAAAGCACTTGTTTACTTCTGAATCAGTATCAGAAGGTCATCCAGATAAAATCGCCGATCAGATTTCTGATGCGGTACTAGACGCAATCCTAGAGCAAGATCCTAAAGCTCGTGTTGCCTGTGAAACCTATGTAAAAACCGGCATGGTCATGGTTGGTGGTGAAGTGACAACTTCAGCTTGGGTTGATATCGAAGAGATCACCCGTAAGACTGTACGTGAAATTGGTTACACTCATTCTGATATGGGTTTCGATGCTGACTCTTGCGCGATATTAAATGTCATTGGTAAACAGTCTCCAGACATCAACCAAGGTGTTGATCGCGCCGATCCTAAAGAGCAAGGTGCTGGTGACCAAGGTCTAATGTTTGGCTATGCCAACAACGAAACCGACGTACTCATGCCTGCGCCTATCACTTATGCACATGCACTCGTGAAGCGTCAATCTGAAGTGCGTAAAGACAAGACCCTTACCTGGTTGCGTCCAGATGCGAAGAGTCAGGTCACGTTTGCTTATAATAGCGATGGCAGCATCGCAGGTATCGACGCCGTTGTTCTTTCGACTCAGCATTGTGACAGCGTGAACCAGTCAGACCTGATTGAAGGCGTAATGGAAACCATCATCAAGCCAGTATTACCGGCTAAGTGGTTATCTAAAGACACTAAATACTTCATCAACCCAACAGGCCGTTTTGTTATCGGTGGTCCAGTGGGAGATTGTGGTCTAACCGGTCGTAAAATCATCGTCGACACCTACGGCGGGATGGCACGTCACGGTGGTGGCGCATTCTCAGGTAAAGATCCATCAAAAGTTGACCGTAGTGCCGCATACGCAGCACGTTACGTAGCTAAGAACATAGTTGCAGCAGGCCTTGCTGACCGTTGTGAGATACAAGTGTCTTATGCGATTGGTGTTGCAGAGCCTACCTCTATCAGCATTGAAACATTCGGCACAGCCAAAGTTGCTGAAGACTTGTTAATAGCGCTTGTACGTGAGCACTTCGACCTTCGCCCATATGGCCTGACAGAGATGTTAGATTTGGCTCGCCCAATCTATAAGTCAACAGCAGCATACGGACACTTTGGTCGTGAGGAGTTCCCTTGGGAGCGTACCGACAAGGCTGAAGAGCTGAAAGCTGCAGCTAAGCTTTAA
- a CDS encoding GGDEF domain-containing protein produces MLPENVDTRISLLESDNTQLNLVRWMHQCELMKRYYEADVVFIIQETGANFEVIVSSICQSREFTTGTAFPRDHKIFQRLVRSLPDGLNIDLTNHDHIDLHEEFDQAQNLLTRPILWPDGTHFGCICVLNAKTSPTASNSFMLEPFQVLLQQELTLYCQTQRIESLSMRDRETGMLNQYGFIMMAPRQLSLGRRFGAHAGIIFFELYSDYGAEHIEEKHHRLLGTIIQDTIRTADIAAHYDDNQFVVLVFVDSERDLLHICKRVDKLVFQQNEQLKVDSSCNYFTPDSTVKLAPMLNESKKGLKSEQVKREEETELLEART; encoded by the coding sequence ATGCTCCCTGAAAATGTTGACACCCGTATTAGCTTGCTCGAAAGTGATAATACCCAGCTCAATCTAGTTCGTTGGATGCATCAGTGTGAGTTAATGAAGCGCTACTATGAAGCGGATGTGGTATTTATCATTCAGGAAACTGGGGCCAACTTTGAAGTGATTGTCAGCTCAATATGCCAAAGCAGAGAATTTACAACGGGAACGGCTTTTCCACGCGATCACAAAATTTTCCAACGCTTAGTCCGCTCATTGCCTGATGGGCTCAATATTGATTTAACCAATCATGATCACATCGATCTCCATGAAGAATTCGACCAGGCTCAAAACCTACTAACCCGCCCCATACTTTGGCCTGATGGTACCCATTTTGGCTGTATCTGCGTCTTGAATGCTAAAACTTCACCCACTGCCTCTAATTCATTTATGCTCGAGCCATTTCAAGTACTGCTGCAGCAAGAGTTAACTCTGTACTGCCAAACTCAGAGGATAGAGTCTCTATCTATGCGAGATAGAGAGACTGGCATGCTAAACCAATATGGATTCATTATGATGGCGCCTAGGCAACTAAGTCTAGGAAGACGATTCGGCGCCCATGCCGGGATTATATTTTTCGAACTCTATTCTGATTATGGTGCAGAGCATATAGAGGAGAAACACCACAGGTTACTAGGTACTATCATTCAGGACACCATAAGAACTGCTGATATAGCGGCCCATTATGATGATAACCAGTTTGTTGTACTGGTATTTGTCGATTCTGAAAGAGATCTTCTGCATATATGCAAACGAGTTGATAAGCTTGTTTTTCAGCAGAATGAGCAATTAAAAGTCGATTCCAGCTGTAACTATTTCACTCCAGACTCAACAGTAAAGCTTGCGCCTATGCTAAATGAATCTAAAAAAGGACTGAAGTCTGAACAAGTTAAACGAGAAGAGGAGACTGAGCTTTTAGAGGCGAGAACGTAA
- a CDS encoding glucosaminidase domain-containing protein, which yields MGSNIGKLLLATLLIGTSLWWGVDNFTNGPSDVKNTDKKMAQSDAERLNDNLPQLSDNIPSSAPKDIVLESLDDLISLFDSLNYNTQSWLDGNREVPRLTFEKVSDNWHKTSNEIPVQQKKMVFFRLMAPLILVSNENILLECQLIENASLDAPELLQLALKYKTITDSNIQITEELRTRLLRQVDVLPPSLVLAQAAEESGWATSRFTLEGNAFFGQWDFSGNGMIPKQQRKELGNYGLARFDSPLASVEGYMFNLNTNSAYQRLRDLRAELRGNKQAITGPVLAGTLDKYSERGQAYIDGIREMIRFNKLDQVDEAYLSSAAPLHLIGKNQ from the coding sequence ATGGGAAGTAACATAGGAAAACTATTGCTGGCGACGCTTTTAATAGGGACTTCACTGTGGTGGGGAGTGGATAATTTCACAAACGGGCCAAGTGATGTAAAAAATACAGATAAGAAAATGGCGCAATCGGATGCTGAACGATTAAACGACAATCTTCCCCAGCTGAGTGACAATATCCCCAGCAGTGCCCCAAAAGATATAGTTCTAGAATCCCTCGATGATCTTATTTCTCTATTCGATTCTCTTAACTACAACACCCAAAGTTGGCTCGATGGCAACCGTGAAGTGCCTCGCTTGACCTTTGAGAAGGTCAGCGATAATTGGCATAAAACATCTAACGAAATTCCAGTGCAACAGAAAAAAATGGTCTTTTTCCGTTTGATGGCGCCACTCATTTTAGTCTCTAATGAAAATATTCTATTAGAATGTCAGTTGATAGAAAACGCATCACTTGATGCACCTGAGCTGCTGCAGTTAGCGTTAAAGTATAAGACGATAACAGATAGCAATATCCAGATTACTGAAGAGCTACGCACCCGCTTATTGCGTCAGGTAGATGTATTGCCACCTTCACTCGTGCTAGCTCAGGCTGCCGAAGAAAGCGGCTGGGCCACCTCTAGATTTACCTTGGAAGGAAATGCCTTCTTTGGTCAATGGGATTTCAGCGGCAATGGCATGATCCCCAAGCAGCAACGTAAAGAGTTAGGTAATTATGGATTAGCCAGATTTGATAGCCCGCTTGCATCGGTAGAAGGCTATATGTTCAACTTGAATACCAATAGTGCTTATCAACGACTGCGTGATTTACGCGCAGAACTACGTGGTAATAAACAAGCGATAACAGGGCCAGTGTTAGCTGGAACATTAGATAAATACTCAGAACGTGGTCAAGCTTATATCGATGGCATCCGAGAAATGATCCGCTTCAACAAGTTAGATCAAGTCGATGAGGCTTACTTAAGTAGCGCTGCGCCTCTACACCTAATAGGAAAGAATCAATAG
- a CDS encoding GGDEF domain-containing protein, with product MLAQNNHHLVWLREQDHPAISLTRWQQQVDLLNSFYRSQASVIVQLSEDSFQIVCARQKQPHGLSGGTTFLDAGLLHQMQSQPGYGLSQVQGEELNSSLSQFERLLCQLIFWPSGELFGCILICEPGQDKHQERLTPVIETTKALIQAELKHLFLMQKVQMLSVQDDQTCMLNQYGFSLMAPRQLSLSRRFGSHAGIILIEVLFDEQNKQTSDASQQIMRSVARIIHHSLRDADVSARISDNQFIILCFIDNESNLDSLVLRLKKQLLKEANAIRIAIGQSYFTPDTQISLLPMQEQATESLEVNRLELLNMPAQ from the coding sequence ATGCTGGCGCAAAATAATCATCATTTAGTCTGGCTAAGAGAGCAAGATCATCCAGCAATCAGCTTGACTCGATGGCAGCAGCAAGTCGACTTACTCAATAGCTTCTACCGCTCTCAAGCGAGTGTCATTGTACAGCTTTCAGAAGATAGCTTCCAAATCGTCTGCGCCCGCCAAAAACAGCCTCATGGGCTTAGTGGTGGAACAACCTTTTTGGATGCTGGGCTATTACATCAGATGCAGTCTCAACCTGGCTATGGTTTATCACAGGTACAAGGAGAGGAGCTTAACTCGAGTTTATCCCAATTTGAGCGACTCTTATGCCAACTCATATTTTGGCCCAGCGGAGAGTTATTTGGGTGTATTTTGATCTGCGAACCGGGCCAAGATAAACATCAAGAGCGTCTAACTCCTGTGATTGAAACCACCAAAGCCCTAATACAGGCTGAGTTAAAGCATCTTTTCTTAATGCAGAAAGTTCAAATGTTATCAGTTCAGGACGATCAGACCTGTATGCTGAATCAATATGGTTTTAGCCTAATGGCACCAAGACAATTAAGCTTAAGTCGTCGCTTTGGCTCCCATGCAGGCATTATTCTTATTGAAGTTCTATTTGATGAACAAAATAAACAGACAAGTGATGCCAGTCAACAAATTATGCGTTCAGTCGCTAGGATTATCCATCACAGCCTAAGAGATGCTGATGTTTCGGCAAGGATTAGTGATAACCAGTTTATCATCCTATGTTTTATCGATAATGAATCAAACTTAGACTCTCTGGTTCTGAGATTGAAAAAACAACTGCTCAAAGAAGCGAACGCGATACGGATTGCTATAGGACAGAGTTACTTCACGCCTGACACTCAAATCAGCCTGCTCCCAATGCAAGAGCAAGCAACTGAAAGTCTTGAGGTAAATAGGCTTGAGTTATTGAATATGCCCGCTCAGTAA
- the epd gene encoding erythrose-4-phosphate dehydrogenase — protein MIRVAINGYGRIGRSILRAVYESGKRDQIQIVAINELAKPEAILHLTKYDTTHGRFQSQVELTISDDCLQIGDDSIRLLHEPDASKLPWGELDIDIVYEATGVLSDRASCEAHIHAGAKQVLISHPSSSDVDATIVYGVNHELLQAEHTVVSNASCTTNCIVPVIEVLDKHFTVKSGAITTIHSAMNDQQVIDAYHDDLRRTRAAGQSIIPVDTKLARGIERILPQMKDKFEAISVRVPTINVTAIDVSVTLQSRVDIELVNQVLRDSAKGLYKGILGYTNEPLVSCDFNHDPRSSIVDGTQTRVSDGHLVKLLLWCDNEWGFANRMLDTSLEMIKAKRA, from the coding sequence ATGATCAGAGTTGCAATCAATGGTTATGGCCGTATAGGTCGCTCAATTCTTCGTGCTGTCTATGAGTCAGGTAAGCGAGATCAGATTCAAATAGTCGCTATCAATGAATTAGCTAAACCTGAAGCAATTCTTCATCTCACCAAATATGACACAACCCATGGCCGCTTTCAGTCTCAAGTCGAATTGACTATTAGTGACGACTGCCTGCAAATCGGCGATGACTCGATTCGCTTGTTACACGAGCCTGATGCTAGCAAGCTCCCCTGGGGAGAGCTCGACATAGATATCGTCTATGAGGCGACTGGGGTGTTATCCGATAGAGCCAGCTGTGAGGCTCACATCCATGCGGGGGCTAAGCAGGTACTCATCAGCCACCCCTCTTCGAGTGATGTGGATGCGACAATTGTCTATGGGGTGAATCATGAACTGTTACAGGCTGAACACACTGTTGTGTCCAATGCATCCTGTACTACAAATTGTATTGTGCCTGTCATCGAAGTGTTAGATAAACACTTTACCGTTAAGAGCGGTGCTATCACGACCATACATTCTGCAATGAACGATCAACAGGTGATCGATGCCTATCATGATGATCTGCGCCGTACTCGAGCCGCCGGTCAATCGATTATCCCTGTCGATACTAAGCTTGCCCGAGGTATCGAACGAATTTTACCGCAGATGAAAGACAAGTTTGAAGCTATCTCAGTACGCGTGCCAACGATAAATGTGACCGCTATCGATGTATCGGTGACCTTACAATCTCGGGTAGACATTGAGCTTGTAAATCAGGTGCTTCGAGATTCAGCAAAAGGGCTGTATAAGGGCATTCTAGGCTATACTAATGAGCCGTTAGTCTCCTGTGACTTTAACCACGATCCCCGCTCTAGTATTGTCGATGGAACCCAGACTCGGGTTAGCGATGGCCACTTAGTGAAGTTACTTTTGTGGTGTGACAACGAATGGGGCTTCGCCAATCGAATGCTCGATACCAGTTTAGAGATGATAAAGGCGAAAAGAGCCTAA
- the tkt gene encoding transketolase, producing the protein MSSRKELANAIRALTMDAVQKANSGHPGAPMGMADIAEVLWNDFLKHNPNNPEWVDRDRFVLSNGHGSMLIYSLLHLTGYALPIEELQNFRQLHSKTPGHPEYGYTPGVETTTGPLGAGISNAVGMAIAEKTLAAQFNQPGYDIVDHFTYCFLGDGCLMEGISHEACSLAGTLGLGKLIMFWDDNGISIDGHVEGWFTDDTPKRFESYGWHVVANVDGHDSAAIRAAIEEAKSVTDKPTMICCKTTIGFGSPNKSGTHNCHGAPLGDAEITATREFLGWEHGAFEIPENVYAGWDAKDAGATNEASWNDKFAAYEAAFPELAAEYKRRVITGDLPADFEEKAQAFIQECQDKAEGIASRKASQNAIGAFGAILPEMLGGSADLAGSNLTLWSGSKGIQDDPAGNYIYYGVREFGMSGIMNGASLHGGFINYGATFMMFMEYARNAVRMSALMGIQNVWVYTHDSIGQGEDGPTHQPVEQLANLRMTPNMTVWRPCDAAETAVSWKSAIQRRDAPTSLIFSRQGLKAQARTAEQLANVAKGGYTLIDCAGTPDLILIATGSEVQLAVDSAAALTEQGKKVRVVSMPSTNEFDKQDAAYKESVLPSSVTKRVAIEAAHVDFWHKYIGFGGAVVGMTTFGESAPGADLLKHFGFTVENVVAVANKLA; encoded by the coding sequence ATGTCATCTCGTAAAGAACTCGCTAACGCAATCCGTGCATTAACCATGGATGCCGTTCAAAAAGCCAATTCTGGTCACCCAGGTGCACCAATGGGGATGGCCGATATCGCTGAAGTGCTTTGGAATGACTTCCTTAAGCACAACCCAAATAACCCAGAGTGGGTTGATCGTGACCGTTTCGTCTTATCAAACGGCCATGGCTCTATGCTTATATACTCTTTGCTTCATCTGACAGGCTATGCACTGCCTATCGAAGAGCTGCAAAACTTCCGTCAGCTGCACTCTAAGACACCTGGCCACCCTGAATATGGTTACACTCCGGGTGTTGAAACGACCACAGGGCCACTTGGCGCTGGTATCAGTAACGCTGTAGGTATGGCAATTGCTGAGAAGACATTAGCGGCTCAGTTCAACCAGCCTGGTTACGACATCGTCGATCACTTCACCTACTGTTTCTTGGGTGATGGTTGTTTGATGGAAGGCATCTCACACGAAGCCTGTTCTTTAGCGGGAACCTTAGGCCTTGGTAAGCTCATCATGTTCTGGGATGACAATGGCATCTCTATCGATGGTCACGTCGAAGGTTGGTTCACCGATGATACACCTAAGCGTTTCGAATCATACGGCTGGCATGTTGTTGCTAACGTAGACGGTCATGATAGCGCTGCTATCCGTGCGGCTATCGAAGAAGCTAAGTCTGTTACTGACAAGCCTACAATGATCTGTTGCAAGACGACTATTGGTTTTGGTTCTCCTAACAAGTCTGGTACTCATAACTGCCACGGTGCACCACTGGGTGATGCCGAGATCACAGCAACCCGTGAATTCTTGGGTTGGGAGCATGGTGCTTTCGAGATCCCTGAAAATGTATACGCAGGTTGGGATGCAAAAGATGCTGGTGCGACGAATGAAGCCAGCTGGAATGACAAGTTTGCCGCTTATGAAGCTGCATTCCCTGAACTTGCTGCAGAATATAAGCGCCGCGTGATCACTGGCGATCTTCCTGCTGATTTTGAAGAGAAAGCTCAAGCTTTCATTCAAGAGTGTCAAGACAAGGCTGAAGGCATTGCTAGCCGTAAGGCATCTCAAAATGCTATCGGTGCATTTGGTGCTATCTTACCTGAAATGTTAGGTGGCTCTGCCGACCTCGCAGGTTCTAACCTGACGCTTTGGTCTGGTTCTAAAGGTATTCAAGATGATCCAGCCGGTAACTACATCTATTACGGTGTACGTGAATTCGGTATGAGCGGTATCATGAATGGTGCATCACTTCACGGTGGTTTCATCAACTATGGTGCAACCTTCATGATGTTTATGGAGTATGCGCGTAACGCGGTACGTATGTCTGCGCTTATGGGTATTCAAAACGTCTGGGTTTACACTCATGACTCAATCGGTCAAGGTGAAGATGGTCCGACTCACCAACCAGTAGAGCAACTTGCTAACTTGCGTATGACTCCAAACATGACAGTTTGGCGTCCATGTGATGCGGCTGAAACTGCGGTTTCTTGGAAGTCTGCTATTCAGCGTCGTGATGCGCCTACGTCACTTATCTTCAGTCGTCAGGGTCTTAAGGCTCAGGCTCGTACTGCAGAGCAGTTAGCTAACGTCGCTAAAGGTGGTTACACCTTAATCGATTGTGCTGGCACACCAGATTTGATCCTGATTGCTACCGGTTCTGAAGTTCAGCTGGCTGTCGATTCAGCTGCTGCATTGACTGAGCAAGGTAAGAAGGTACGTGTTGTATCTATGCCTTCTACTAACGAGTTCGATAAGCAAGATGCGGCTTATAAAGAATCTGTGCTACCAAGTTCAGTGACCAAGCGTGTTGCAATTGAAGCGGCTCATGTCGATTTCTGGCACAAGTATATTGGCTTCGGCGGCGCTGTTGTCGGCATGACTACCTTCGGTGAGTCAGCCCCTGGTGCTGATTTGTTGAAGCACTTTGGCTTCACTGTTGAGAACGTTGTTGCTGTTGCGAACAAGTTAGCTTAA